The stretch of DNA ttttctattgttgtcttatatacgggcATACGAAAGGTTAACAAAGGCCTCTACCAGACTTCTGGCAAATCCCAACCGGAGAGATACCACGATCTcagagaaaattattaatttatttaactttttgcaacttaTCGTATAATGGTGGGCTTAAAATTAGCATTTAACAATGCTTGGGTTGTGTTCCGTCGCTTAAATGAGGTTACGTGAAGCCTAATTTCACACCCTCCCCATTTACCCTAATTCCAAAATCCCCTCTCTAGCGTTGCAGATGCCCGTTGGTTgcaccgattgcttactatcaggtaacCGTCGGCTCGTTTGCCAACCTATCTCATTAAAATCACCATTCATGAGTTAGAAATTGGAAAAGAAAGGATGATGATGCTGCTCACTCGTCCCTTTCTTAGTCATTGATTGTATGTCCTCGTCTATTCTTCCTAATTACTTCTAAATACAGATATAGACAAATAAGTGGGAAGAACTAGATTATGGGCAGTTTGCCATCTCTTATTAATAACATATTCATCAACTGCATTCCgaccataatattatgttccacGCCCAGTGCAAGTCTTATTAATAGCTTTGATTAGTCATAATTACCTctgttatgtaattattatacataattagaaatatgattttattagtcaaagtacctataaaataaatgatcttAACTGGTTTTTCATAAATACACTAGGAGAAGTTTgtctaatttataataataattttattcgtcTCTGATGATTGTGATGTGAATATCGACAAAGCGattgattacaaaaatgttacgGCTTTTCAACTGTAGGTTTAACTAACTCTTTTCATTTCACTAAGAATTTACTGAAAGATACGCTTAAGAAAATCTAAACGaaaccataataatattattataactttcgtgagacacactaaattaattattatgttatcagtttACACACGTGTTTGACACCTGTTTGACGagtagtagcgcgacaatcgccgcgtcgtgtgtcgcggaatgctgctcatgaatggcTCTAGCATGGCCTGACACTAGTTGTTCCTCAACAAACAGTTACGGAACCATAATAATGTAGATACATAGAACGGATACATCTACATACTCGTAATACCCTTGTAAAATtacttaaagataaaaaatagaGGAAAATGTAGATTTTCCTTTATGTTGGTACGTAGGAGGCAATTTTATTGAGTTTATCCTCTCTCATTCACGTGGTTACAAACGTACACATATGTGTAAAAACTAAACGTTATAGCCCCgtctatataattttataggtaCAAAGTAACTTTTTGTCAATCTGGAAAAATCTTcaacttaattattttgtaaaaccgTGTCTAAAACCATGTGTGAAACTGGTCTTTCCGTcttagcaaaaaaataaaaaaatatgatgtggGTTTTTTTacaaactagcttctgctagtggCGTCTACCCCGTTCCCGTGGGTTAAAACATatcaaatcagctcatacccagcctgtatacctacataatttcatcaaaatccgttcggtAGTTTCAGCGTCCGACAACCATCCAAACAAAATTCAcattaataatagtatttagtGTGATTCTTTCAAGCCAACTCTGTATTTTAAACCTATAGATAATGAATAAACATTGATCGCCTTTCTTTAGTCTTCCTTTcgctacaaataaatacatacaaacaattcgctacaaataaataaatacatactacaaataaatacatacaaacaaactcttactaGAAACTCAGTGCATTTTCCGACCCAAGGATTAATTTCAAGATCTCGTAATCTATAAGTAATCATGTTTACAACTGTTTACTAtctattgttttgaaataaagtaaataatacgcAGTACATATATTAGACAAGATAGTCACAATGAATTGATCTGAAGTAGTTTACTATTGCACAAGTCGTGGTCTGTTTTTCCCCGGAGAGCGCAAAAACAAATGAAGGCGGTTTAAAAAGGTTCACTTACCTTTAGCTAGCTGTATATGGTGTTACATAATAAAGCTAGTAAATAGtgctaataaataaagaacatagtggaatacatattttgattaataatttctaaattgataaaatattaccgacgtgaatcaacgcttgcgttatgtttcgttgtgtgagtgaggttaccagaggctcaattaccccccttcccaatacatgtttccccaagaacccttaaattccaaaccgcCAAAAGGCGgcaccgcacttgtaacgcgcCTCGTGTTCCTGAGTCCATGGGCAGCGGAAATTGCACACCACCATGTAatccgtctgctggtttaccgacttaaacaataaaaaaatagaaaaatatttacaaaggaTCTTTGTCTCAGGTATTATCAAACTTCTTTAAGCGTCGTCGCCACTTTGTCTTAATCGGTTGAATGCCAGTGTATCTTATAACCTATAAAGTTGTATCCAGTTCAGACCAGATCAGACTGCAAATTGCAACAACAGCCTAGGTTATTATCACCAGTTTCATGAGtttgcaataatattatgtataacttattatacctatacattccataattataattaacaatatcttttaaatactcttttgcgaaaaacataagtttaaaaaaaaaacgagataaaacattgttttgttgcgaaaaaaaaacattatgaaTAAACCCGATGACTTGACACTATAATAATCTCCATATTGAAATGAATGGtttgtttatgaatatttatcaGTAGATAGAGAAGGTCAAATAAATAGAAGTTTAAGAGATAACAGTGAGTCACCTTCGAAAGTTTGGCAGTCCCGGGACTCCCGCGTTCAATCTAAacagataaataatttatctaaatatgtacattagtttttattattttttatctaaacgGACTTCCACAGAGGTCAAAATTTCAAACTCAGGTATAACGTCCCCCGAAATTGTGTGCAGAATAATTGTATAATGCAacgccttaaattcctaacccccaaaaggccggcaatgcacttgtaatgcctctggtgtttcaagtgtccatgagcggcggcgattgcttaccatcaggtgatctgtctgctcgtttaccagtttatcTCAGAACAaaaacttttcaccagttatgttgttcgttttaagtaataaggggtgagccttttgccacaCACCCATTCTGgaatacattttcaatttcgATTTCGATGGTCCGTATTACATGAGAATCAAAACaaactactaaaataatcaATATGTTACATTTACCTCTCATGTCCTGTCAATGAATCTATTACagtatttgtttttcaattcaTTTAACAGCATGAATGATAaatgtgtacctacctacataaattgTACTACGTTATTCTTATGAACTTGAAgcataattcatgataaatgaTTTAGTACCATTAATCACCTACCTCATGTGTAGGGTCAATGAACTGTAATGATCGGCGCcatctttatattgtaatgtatttaaCTACTGCTAATAGCTACATGATAACGGAATGTAAGTTGCAACAATAGATGATGATATTACAGTCTTATGTTGCTATATATATGCTAGAATAGCATGCATGTtggtagttttttttacaactaaaaatacatcaaaatctCACTGTTTAGTAGTAGGCACTTATACCTACAGTAGTATAGgtacatgaaataaatataaaaataatacaataacttACCACGAAAAACTACCAGTACTATAGCTTCCAAAACACTAATTAGGTATGCTACTCATTCCTATAGTATTCATAAGCGAAGCTATTCATACAAGCGATCGAATACAGACTACTGATTGGCCAATGAACATGAATTTATTTGACGTCATCACAGGAAAGCCACGCCTCCCGAAGTCCTGTAGGTATTATTGGTAAATAATGTGTATGACACATAATGCCTACAGTATATAATGTACTCACAAACTGTGAGTAAGTATATAATCATAAGGAAGAATATATATTGTGGACGGGATTTGaggaaatataaaattgttagaaACTGTTTAAGTCCCGTCGTGTTGTAGGAAATGATTACTATGAGTAAAGTACCAATCAGAGTATTAATTAACTAAGAATAAAGAAGTAAAAAAGGTTTAGTTTTTCTTTAGAATAAGGACAATAGTAAAGTAGGTTAGTTTTTTAGTGCCATGTTGAAATATGACAATAGTGTTTTGTCTCATAAATTAATCTAAAATGACCAGCcattgtcgttctacgtggaggactaagggagaggcctttgttcaacagtggacgtcttctggcTGATGCTGATGATGACCAACCATGTTAAATTAAGTTAAGCCAAGGATTACACTAGGAGACAAAATGTCCTGCGACACTTAGCGCCAGCGACAATCGGTGTAGTAACGCGACGTTGCCTTACTTTGGTCAACATGTCTGGCAATATCTCGCGATACGATATCACTacagctattaaaaaaaacaagacaTGAGTTGCGCATTGTCGCCATATTATGTCGGGCAAAAAATGACATGTCGTGGGACATTGTTCCCTTGTGTATttagcttagcttagcttagcttTAAATATGAtgcgatacatttttaaaaagaaaagatagtgagtaagtatctacttaatattactttacccaactcttattgttatttttaccttttttatacgtaaagttaatgaataaattagaataaaatataaaccattGAAACGTTAACTAAAGGTAGATCGGAGGGGAATCACCGGCCGGCGTTATTGCAAGTATTTATATAGCCGACTACCAGTTTCACATAAAACATAccattacatatattatgttaaatccgGTTCCGAAGTTCCGACATCATAAAAATTACCATTTGAATTGGTATGTCTAAATTAGCTGTGTTATTTTTAGCATTGCTATTAAGTGTCATTATTTAGGTAGGTGtctgtagttatttttatttgtgtaacaAAGTACatagaaacatttttatattagacGTTTGTAATgagctatttttttaatagagtagCGATTGGAGTttttttctcgttcttctccattcgaagctacactttagaacgagcacctagcttcactgacggactgactgacagactattatttatttctttatttgttgacttttcaaaagtacctaagtatgtggtttcattggaataaatgatttgacttcaACTTTTTATCAATCAAGCACTTTAGTTTGATAGCTATTATAATGAAAGTAGTTGTAGAAAAAAATtgattatattgtatggtcatcaagattaagagtgtataCTAAATATATCAGTTAACAAACAGGATAAACATCTGTTTGTCACCTTTTTACCCACTTGGTCATGACctttgcatttaattttatgttaatttatctTCCTGGCTGGTTTTTATACATAGAATTTGCATTTTGAATTAACAAAAGGTTATCTACTTAAAAAGCTGTTATTAGACTGAATTTTTTAGTGTCTGTGGTCATGAACGCAGAATTCAAAGATGGAACAAATTTAATGGCGGCACAGATTAAGAAACAGATAatataagagaaaaatattatgaaaaatttgTTATTAATGAGAAGTTATAGTGACTTTTTATCCTTTACTGCATTTAGACATGGGACCGATTTTCGTCTTGGAAACAATAATTAAGATCTCAGCTGCATTAGAGTATTATCGCAGAGGATATTAATCGCGTATTTTTTTGATACACGAAATCGGATACAGGTTGCCCCACTTGCGGTTATGTCCCGCGCTCgtttttcaatacaatttaatattgttatatagtAAAAATATGTCGCGGTTCGACTTTATTGCCGCAATTTTATGCTTCTTTTAAACATCTCTTTTATGCTATTTTCTAAAACATGTAAGTAATAATCATGTTTTGTTTGTCCACAGTTTCTGTATTGGCAGTGAAGGAAATGCTTACGAAGGTCGGGGCTTCGACAACGTGGGCATCCACGCCTCCGTCGCCAACCGACACAGCATCGGCATCTGCGTTATTGGAGACTGGAgaggtatgtacctatatactatatctacttatatattatattatctaccgatatattatatatacccATACAGTACCCACGTGAACcttgaataaaaatactactCTTAGGTCCAATCGAATCTACTccgtcttttttttcttttagtaatATTACTTTCTTCTTGTCTTCTAGTGATAATCTTCTGTTTTATATCATTGCGGGagccaagacagttattcatgtccctgagacgcgctaAAGTTCATTATTTTGGTGTTAAGAAGGAAATAAGTAATGGAATAGAATTAAAATTCGTTACACGATTCGGAAATCGTATTCAGGATGTGTTTAATCACAGTCTTAAGAGCAGTTGATTTGCTCGGATGTAATAAAGACAGTCTTTTCCTCTTTATTTCCTCAATGTCAATTAATACTACctattttagttagttattagtttattttatatcaaaaacaaaagagGCTTAAACAACTTTTAATACCTAATTGATTGCATAGTTGGCGCGGTGAAGCGGtctctttgtgtcatccacaaattgttgttttgtgtctgggtgtcatgtgcatttgaacttgtatatttgtaaacgcacccacgacacaggagaaaatccaagcgTGGGACAACGTTACAAAATACTCCAAGTAGTAcatctacaaaaaataaaaaacactctATAAAGTATTATAGGACAATATACATCATAATATTCACTTATTAATCATTCATTCTATTTTCAGTGGAAGCTCCACCAGCAGAATCATTGTCAACGATCAAGGCGCTGATCGCTGAAGGAGTGAGAGAGGGAAAGATCAGCCCAGACTACAAACTCATCGGCCACAACCAGGTCAGCGCCACCGAATGTCCTGGAACTGCCTTCTACAAAGAATTCTCCACCTGGGACCACTATTCTCCTGGAAACCCTGACTTCAGTGCACTCTCTGTACCAGTAGCGGCCGCCAAAGAGTAAATGTTAATAGATGATTTGGAATTGTATACTGGTATTTTGAAGCGCTCTATGTAGTGAACTTTTTTAGGCTGGATCGATGATTTGTGAAAGTATACGAtcagtagttttttatttttataaacatatactCTTATTTTGTACACCATTAAGCATCTTCAAAGATGATGAGGTGGTAGAATAGTGGCTGTAAATATTCTTCCGTACCGTTCAAgatatcaaaatcgattcagcgtTTTAGGCGTAAAAAAGAACAAACTCGCAAACTCGcttttgcatttatattattaagttaagATAACCACATGAGATGAAAAACATCTTCTTTTAAGATGTTTCTGGTTTCATCTGGTTACGTGTGATTGTGATACTAAATATAATGACAAAAAAACTCCATTATAGGTTTAATGTGTAGAGCGCTTATTGTTACGTTAAATATCGAAAAATCATTCTTACTATTTAAGTGTTAAGTCCTAATTTCTGTTTTCCGTGGTTAAGTCAATAACGATGCTTAATGTAAAATGTCGATATTTTTAATACTCATTTTTACTAAACTCGTTGTTATAGCGACATTTTTTATTGGGTATCGTTGTATAAGTTCAGGATGTCTCGATAAGGAGCTGCGGTAGACCTAGCAGGTTACTGGGTTATGtaattagtcagtaagagtctgacactctctcgcttcACGCAAAGGATGGAAGAaccattggatgactttccaccCTCAAATAAAATGCGggtctcaataaaataaaatggaggTATGATTTTTCTAAAGAAAAGTGACTCGCTTTTTTTTgagagtggaaaatcatccaatgacttctcacgccttgggcgagacgagagggagtgtcagactcttactgactaaaaccaccccgttcctactcctgcttttcgaacaaCACAAGCGACTCGCTGTATACAATGAAGGTCTTACAAGGAGAGTAGGATTTAAACGTACTTATAACCTTAGTATCGAAAGATGTAATCACACTCCTATGGATGTCCAAAACTCTCTCGACTGTTGACTCtgtgtataaataatgttttaatgtactttttatttgctaacaatataattttgtttttctaatttattattttgtttttttttcttgccatacctacctaattatgtTTGGGTTTATATGCTTGTCTTGTGTTGTATTATCAATGAGGAAAATAAACACTACCTACGTATCAGACtgtttttttatacacaacGATAATTTAAGTTTACTATCTGATTTATgacttaaaatgtttttttttttatatacaaactaTCGTGAGACTAATAACGGTTTACATAATAAGGAAAAGAAAACACAGTCACACATTTTTAAGTTGATAGCTAACAATTTACTaaagggacaagcccgccacaacctcccataacgcgctgcaactcctgtaagccaggatctacagaaGATACAATCATGGAAACACCGGCATACTGAAtaccagggacatgaatgacggtcttggatcccgcaacgaaataaatcagaagatattattagaggagaagaaaaagagaAACAGCTAACAATTCTTCACAACTTTTCATTCAGAAAAAAGTCCCTAAaggtgataaataataaaattactaataaaataacactcTGTAGCTATTTTTAATACCTGTGTTGTTGCGGTCAACCACAAAATGGGCGATGAACTGTCATTCATTTTATGTACTGGACAGAAACTAGTTTCAACTGGATTTacgttttgtttgtattacCTATAAAGTAAACAGTCGCAGACAGTGTGCATGCAGTTTTGTGGAGATTACACACAGTTCAGACTTTGatgattaaattattcaaagGAAGAATCTTTACGTATCTCAttaaaagtagtttaaaaaataaagtaggttAGTCAGCGGTGTATCACACCCTGACTGATTAGCTCATTGCAGGAGGAAACTATTTCAGGTAGTTACCTAGAGTGTATTAGGTTTCTGTAAGTCATATTTTAAGCAATGAATCAAATACAAAAGAAGGTACAATTTCAGAAGGTGGTCTATTAGAAGACCCGGTGCTCCTTGTGGCCAACctgggtggttttagtgaggtaaaatcccacactccctaatattttatccccagaaagctaagAGCCCtctgaaggtttcccccgtcatcaaatAAAATACGCATCGTTTGATTTTTCCAAAGAAGTGTTGAATACATTTTAGCATCTCTATTGCAGTAGGTATTTAAGtttgtataacaatataatCCTATTGGCTACGAATAAGCTGAATCGTGTAAAATTCTATCGACACAAACTACGCACGTTATACTGATTCTTAAAGCACAAACATGTGAAATGAATTATCTACACATTATCAGAATTCTTAAATCGTGTGCAGTCACCTTAACCTATGTCTGACGTCCCACGTGCGGTGTCCACGTGCTACGCTCCACGCTACACACAAACTCGATCATTACTCGATTCCTAGTAATTATTACTCGATTCTAAGAATATAAATGCAAAATGTTTTGCTgcgaaaaatattaaattcgatttggtgttttgtatttttaaggaAACCGTTTATGTAATCATAATCATAAGTACTAATTTGGTGGTTTAGTTGAAATATTGTTGTGTTGTTGCTCTTTGTATCGTGAGTTCGATTCTCAcgaagtaaataaatgttggaTGTAACATGCGTTTTACAAGGAAAAAGGtatctacattattttttacaagttatGTTGGGTCAGGTTAAAACAACACTCCATGCCGCTGATAACTTTGAACCCTTTGAACAGCGATCTCCAACCCATTTGTCAGGACTGGAGATTATGGAAAACCCTCTATGTCCTAGGTTTAGCAGGGTACAGTCGCGAGATCTTGATGTTatacaaacagacatacaaacaTCAATGGCTTACAAGCGTATTTATTTCGATATCAAACTTAAAAgtagaaattataattgtagAAATTATAAAAGTCCAGGTTTCGTCACATTTTCCTTCgtcgtttgtcagtagtgtgtgtctaaataattttaaaaagtatataagtaACTCGAAGAAGGTTCCAATTAATAGATACTTCCCGTTGGTAAGTAGGTTTCGaacatgcatgagaaacgggcgtcttaaacctccatgCCCACGACACCAGGAATCAACGTCTACAaggaataaaatacattataatgatCTATTGTTTGGAGTTATTAGCTAAACACATGCATCACGTTGACATGTGGAAAAGTTTATACAAGTAAATGATAGTATGATGACTGCAATGACGTAGGTATGACACAAAACTGCACTAAATCATTATCATTAAGCTAAAGACTAAATTTTATGTTTCCGGCATGTCATTTCAGTGAGCATGgactgaataataataattaaagtttagatTATCTAGGTACAGTCCTGTTACATAGGGACCTAAAAAAACCGCTAGGAAGTCCGTAGCACTCGTTGTTCTGGATGAAAAGAGTcattagtgttttgtttttaattttaaagaaacttataaaaaaacgttttgcAACAAAATACTGTCATTTTAATGgtaattaaaatgcttttaatacaacataaaatacacataaatcaaaaaatattaatcaagaaatgaaaaagaaaaaacgctAGAGGCTTtatttctttgctcccaagtgtattggcagacattttattaatgaaataggTATCTATTCGGTAATCTTACTCATGATTTTCGTGAGGCCGTGACGTGATATCGTTCCGGTTCAGCTGTTCCATTTCTGCCGAAACGTGGgccttaaatgtaaaaatgGCTTATTAAACTCTCTTTTAGGTTTCAGTTCCTAGGTCATTATTGCGAGTTAGTTCAGGCTGCCTAGAATTTTACGAAATAGATATTgtgttgtttaaataaataagttctaactcgttggtcgagtcgcGCAAGTGAGACAGCCGGGATAATGGTCTCGGGTTCGCTTCCGTCCTGGAAGTCGTGCCGTACTGTGCACCTcagcctactccttcggggataaaaggcccGATGTtactttactatatttttactataaGATCCTAGTGTTTTGGATTTAACTGGTAAAAACTGGATCTATATATCTAACGTCAAACTATAAATAGATTCATCTCTGCGCAATCTTAAGGGGAAATACAGGTgtgatgttaaataaataataattatgcaaaaacGTCAAGTTTTTATTTCGATAGCTATCAGGtatgaaactaaatataaacataaaatacgaGTATTAGGCATCGCTTTTGTCAGATAGACTGTAATTTGGACTTAAATGAGCATAGTTATgggtaatttaaatatttttttgaatagaGAATGAGTATGCAAGTTTAACTTCAAAATAGAAcatactaatttttttttatggtacaacaCTTGAAGCACCGGTgcgcattgccggccttttggggattaggaatttaaggtttgtttgggaatcggggatttggaaaattgggaagggggaattgggcctccggtaacctcactcacacatcgaaacacaacgcaagcgttgtttcacgtcggttttctgtgaggccgtggtatcattgcgatcgagccggcccatttacGCTGGAGCATGGCTCCTACACTTAAAAATCAAACGCAATAGGTACGGAGCCATTTTTGTTATGGATATGTGGCCAAAATCACAAGGTGGGCTGACAGCACATTAGAGTACTACCTTACTCTTGCCGTGGGTGTTGTAAGAGTTGACTTaagttttatacatttataagaGACCGAGCAGCAGCGCTCTTTAATAAACTTGAATTTCCAATCCACATCTCAAGTGCCTACGTCAAGAAGTCCAATCATAAACACATGTTAGTGCCAATTATAATATACTGTTAGCTGTCATAGATTATATCACATTACATAActgtaaacaataattacatacCATAACATAATGAGTCATTGACGTATGTCGGTACTTGTGGCTCTACTACACTCGTAGGTGACAAAGCAAACTGACTTTTATAGGATAGATCTGAGGTTTAAAACCTGGGAAAGTATATATTGACaccacggttgacgcggtggctgggtaataGGCTGCCGTGCAAAGGGTAGAATTCCCACACggagctactctttgtgtgttacacaaattgttgcttcgggtctgggtgtcacgtgtatgtgaaattgtatttttgtggaAGCACTCACGTCTCAGGTGAACATCCTACTGTGGGGCAACGTGTAAAAAACGTCTAAAGGATCTACATTATTCATTCCATTCAATCCCGAAGTAAAGGTGGACATTATAAATTTTGACAAAAATGACATTCACGTTATAAAGAGGCAAGCTGATAAACATACGCTGAGCATACCTTTGTTTTAAGGAATTAGTCCTAAGACACATTGGTTTTGAGATCATAAGGAAAAGTTTTATCCATaagtaatatgaaaataattcatagaatgtgttgctaagcgcaaatctcgggCACAACTGCACCGATTTCgctaattgtttttttgttggttttgttaTAGTTAATgtgtaagaaataaaatattaagaaagatGCAGAGAAAATATTCCAAGGTGCTAGTAGCAAGAGTCCgctagtaaattaaaaatatcataatttattagATAGGTTATAAT from Spodoptera frugiperda isolate SF20-4 chromosome 11, AGI-APGP_CSIRO_Sfru_2.0, whole genome shotgun sequence encodes:
- the LOC118274476 gene encoding peptidoglycan-recognition protein LB, which translates into the protein MAFLRVLVSVVVLGVAAHASPRFITKNNPYSFPFVSREEWGAEPSTDIRPLNHPVPFVVLHHTYIPGACFDKEDCSAKMRSMQRYHNSMDWGDIGYNFCIGSEGNAYEGRGFDNVGIHASVANRHSIGICVIGDWRVEAPPAESLSTIKALIAEGVREGKISPDYKLIGHNQVSATECPGTAFYKEFSTWDHYSPGNPDFSALSVPVAAAKE